A window of the Bacillota bacterium genome harbors these coding sequences:
- a CDS encoding nucleotidyltransferase domain-containing protein, which produces MISLIDAKTLNADEIAWLQEVYRTILRHIPHARLILYGSTARGSRTPESDYDLIVLTPQPLPPALRDMVRAEIYDIELTHNLVLSILFLDVVEWERLRCWQHPFWHNVSREGIVIE; this is translated from the coding sequence ATGATAAGCCTGATAGATGCGAAGACACTTAACGCCGACGAAATAGCATGGCTACAAGAGGTGTACCGCACTATCCTACGGCATATTCCCCACGCTCGGCTGATACTGTATGGTAGCACGGCGCGGGGGAGCCGTACTCCCGAGTCGGACTACGACCTGATTGTCCTGACACCTCAACCCCTGCCGCCGGCTCTACGTGACATGGTGCGCGCAGAGATTTACGACATCGAGTTGACGCACAACCTTGTGCTATCGATACTTTTCCTTGACGTGGTTGAATGGGAGCGACTGCGCTGCTGGCAACATCCGTTCTGGCACAATGTCTCACGGGAAGGTATCGTCATAGAGTAA
- a CDS encoding aminotransferase class III-fold pyridoxal phosphate-dependent enzyme: protein MTDILEQTYEKYMQYVNPGLAQLMKFADFGVEMRAEGMYVYDHTGRAYLDFLGGYGTFALGHRHPRVVEAVKAQLDRMPLSSKVFFSALVADFCEALAKVLPGDLQYSFLCNSGTEAVEGALKIARKYTGKHKFIATVGGYHGKSMGSLSATGREQYRQPFYPLVPGFVHVPFGDADAVAREMDEDTAGIIVEPIQGEGGIFLPPDDYLPKLRQLCDERAALLIVDEVQTGLGRTGSMFAVQHWGVQPDIITLAKALGGGVLPSGAFSSTPQIWERSFGDNPLIHTSTFGGNPLACAAGIATLQVLQEENLPARAAERGEQLLRGLNAVQQEYPDVVTQVRGKGLMVGVEFGNEDVAKLVIGGMTRRGVIAAYTLNNPRVIRFEPPLIVSAEQVDTAVSVFAESVDESVKGLKALGLL, encoded by the coding sequence ATGACAGACATTCTCGAGCAGACCTACGAGAAGTACATGCAGTACGTTAACCCGGGACTGGCACAGCTGATGAAGTTCGCCGATTTCGGCGTGGAGATGCGTGCCGAGGGGATGTATGTGTATGACCATACCGGGCGTGCTTATCTGGATTTTCTGGGGGGCTATGGTACCTTTGCGCTGGGGCATCGCCATCCGCGAGTGGTAGAAGCGGTGAAAGCGCAGCTCGACAGAATGCCGCTATCCAGCAAGGTGTTCTTCAGTGCTCTGGTGGCGGATTTTTGCGAGGCGCTGGCGAAGGTACTGCCTGGCGACTTACAATACAGTTTCCTCTGCAACAGCGGCACCGAGGCGGTGGAGGGCGCGCTCAAAATCGCCCGCAAATACACGGGCAAGCATAAGTTCATCGCCACGGTGGGGGGCTATCACGGCAAAAGCATGGGGTCTCTGAGCGCGACAGGACGCGAGCAGTACCGGCAACCGTTTTATCCGCTGGTGCCGGGTTTTGTGCATGTGCCGTTTGGCGATGCAGATGCTGTCGCCCGTGAAATGGACGAGGATACCGCAGGCATTATCGTCGAGCCGATTCAGGGCGAAGGGGGCATCTTCCTTCCGCCGGATGACTATTTGCCGAAATTGCGCCAGCTGTGCGATGAACGCGCGGCGTTGCTGATTGTGGATGAGGTGCAGACCGGGCTGGGGCGTACGGGCAGTATGTTTGCGGTGCAGCACTGGGGGGTACAGCCAGACATTATCACACTGGCGAAGGCCCTGGGGGGCGGAGTGCTACCGTCTGGAGCGTTCTCCTCGACGCCCCAAATCTGGGAACGCTCTTTTGGCGATAACCCGCTGATTCACACCAGCACCTTCGGGGGGAACCCGCTGGCGTGTGCGGCTGGAATCGCCACGTTGCAGGTATTGCAGGAGGAGAACCTGCCTGCCCGCGCCGCAGAGCGCGGCGAACAGCTGCTGCGCGGGTTGAACGCGGTTCAACAGGAATACCCCGACGTGGTGACGCAGGTGCGTGGGAAGGGGCTGATGGTGGGTGTGGAGTTCGGCAACGAGGATGTGGCGAAACTGGTCATTGGCGGGATGACGCGACGCGGGGTTATCGCCGCGTACACACTGAACAACCCGCGCGTCATCCGGTTCGAGCCGCCGCTGATTGTCTCGGCGGAGCAGGTCGATACGGCGGTGTCTGTGTTTGCCGAGTCGGTGGACGAGTCGGTGAAGGGACTGAAGGCATTAGGATTGCTGTGA
- a CDS encoding haloacid dehalogenase yields MNSHLQTLSGTIRAVLDIKDAVREEALRQSRDLIRLSATTVRSIHRHEFENAQRGLQEAAQRAAEIIALRENHPDIYYAGYAQDALKEYAEASLLLALVQGQPLPSFTELNIEVPAYLNALCEAASECRRHILDLLRNGDTARAEKLLAEMDDIYYMLVTFDYPDALTGGLRRSVDALRAVLERTRGDVTITAIQRELEEALRQDSQQS; encoded by the coding sequence ATGAACAGCCATCTCCAGACCCTCTCAGGAACGATACGCGCCGTTCTGGACATCAAGGACGCGGTGCGCGAGGAAGCACTGCGTCAGTCGCGCGATCTTATCCGTCTCTCCGCCACTACCGTACGCAGTATCCATCGCCACGAGTTTGAGAACGCCCAGCGGGGGCTTCAGGAAGCTGCTCAGCGGGCGGCGGAGATTATCGCCTTGCGCGAAAACCACCCGGACATCTATTATGCGGGCTATGCACAGGACGCGCTCAAAGAGTACGCCGAAGCCAGCCTGCTGCTCGCACTGGTGCAGGGGCAGCCGTTGCCCTCCTTTACCGAACTGAACATCGAAGTACCTGCCTATCTAAACGCGCTGTGCGAGGCCGCCAGCGAGTGCCGAAGGCACATTTTAGACCTGCTGCGAAACGGCGACACCGCCCGAGCGGAAAAACTGCTTGCCGAAATGGACGATATTTACTACATGCTGGTGACCTTCGATTACCCTGACGCGCTGACGGGTGGGCTGCGCCGCAGCGTGGATGCCCTTCGTGCCGTGCTGGAACGCACCCGCGGCGACGTGACCATCACCGCCATCCAGCGCGAGCTGGAGGAGGCTTTACGGCAGGATTCACAGCAATCCTAA
- a CDS encoding HEPN domain-containing protein, producing the protein MDQQQACYTLIDRAKETLAEAAVLSQSGYRFGAMNRLYYACFYAVSALLLSEGISSSKHTGVISLFDQHWIKPARLPREMGKFYRKLFDLRHQGDYAGLLGVGDAEMLELQEQARRFIENIEKTLQVKDSEPYHGATEVDT; encoded by the coding sequence ATGGATCAACAACAGGCTTGCTATACATTGATAGACCGTGCGAAGGAAACGTTAGCCGAAGCGGCAGTCCTTTCGCAATCAGGCTACCGCTTCGGAGCGATGAACAGGTTGTACTACGCTTGTTTTTATGCCGTTAGCGCACTTCTGCTGTCGGAAGGAATTTCTTCGTCCAAACACACAGGGGTGATTTCGCTATTCGACCAGCACTGGATCAAGCCTGCAAGGCTGCCACGAGAAATGGGCAAATTCTACCGCAAATTGTTTGACCTGCGCCATCAGGGCGACTACGCTGGCTTACTAGGGGTTGGAGATGCCGAAATGCTGGAACTTCAGGAACAAGCTCGTCGCTTCATAGAGAATATCGAGAAGACTTTGCAAGTTAAAGATTCAGAACCCTACCACGGTGCCACAGAGGTGGATACTTGA
- a CDS encoding thymidine kinase, which yields MFAGKSEELIRQVRRALYARKKVQVFKSALDNRWDSAAIATHNGVRFEAIPVSSSADLERLVEADTEVIAIEEVQFFDEGIVALCDRWANEGRTVIAAGLDQDFRGQPFGFMPILLALADEVIKLRAICARCGQPASKTQRLVDGRPASWDEPTILIGAAERYEARCRRCHKVLHAPRNGHRRNKRPVSTPQIVEQQESLF from the coding sequence ATGTTCGCAGGTAAGTCGGAGGAGTTGATACGTCAGGTGCGCCGTGCCCTGTACGCGCGCAAAAAAGTACAGGTGTTCAAATCCGCACTGGACAACCGATGGGACAGCGCGGCTATCGCCACACATAACGGCGTGCGGTTCGAGGCAATACCCGTTTCATCCAGCGCGGATTTGGAGCGACTGGTGGAAGCCGATACAGAGGTCATCGCTATCGAGGAAGTGCAGTTCTTCGACGAAGGCATAGTGGCATTGTGCGACCGCTGGGCAAACGAGGGCAGGACGGTCATCGCGGCGGGGCTGGACCAGGACTTTCGCGGTCAGCCGTTCGGTTTTATGCCCATCCTTCTGGCTCTGGCAGATGAGGTGATTAAGCTGCGCGCCATCTGTGCCCGATGCGGACAACCTGCCAGCAAAACACAGCGTCTGGTGGATGGACGCCCTGCCTCGTGGGACGAGCCGACCATTCTCATTGGCGCGGCGGAGCGATACGAGGCGCGCTGCCGACGATGCCACAAAGTGCTCCACGCCCCGCGCAATGGACACCGACGCAATAAACGCCCTGTCTCCACACCACAAATCGTGGAGCAGCAAGAGAGCCTGTTTTGA
- a CDS encoding polyprenyl synthetase family protein, giving the protein MPFDLQQYLQQRVRLVDSALHRYLPDEDTRPQVLHRAMRYSTMSGGKRLRPVLVIAGAEAVGGTADVVLPTACAIELIHTFSLIHDDLPAIDNDTLRRGRPTCHVQFGEAVAILAGDALFATAFELVARNVETAPAERVVRALQVIAEASGTRGMVGGQMVDIESERKPVDAETLEYIHRHKTAALIRASVVSGAILAGAEQGQIDALSCYGELAGLAFQIADDLLNVTGDPGKTGKAVGTDAERGKATYPALYGVEASRQRAHQLVKEAVEALRPLGEKAEPLRAIAHLMVEREG; this is encoded by the coding sequence ATGCCGTTTGACCTCCAGCAGTACCTTCAGCAACGAGTTCGCCTAGTAGATAGCGCGCTGCACCGCTATCTGCCGGACGAGGATACGCGTCCTCAGGTGTTGCATCGCGCCATGCGTTACAGCACCATGTCCGGCGGAAAGCGGTTGCGTCCGGTGCTGGTCATCGCCGGTGCAGAGGCTGTCGGGGGGACGGCGGACGTGGTGTTACCCACCGCTTGCGCGATAGAGCTCATCCATACCTTCTCGCTGATACATGACGACCTGCCCGCCATTGACAACGACACCCTTCGCCGCGGGCGACCAACCTGTCACGTGCAATTTGGCGAAGCGGTGGCGATTCTTGCCGGGGACGCGCTGTTTGCTACCGCCTTTGAACTGGTGGCGCGAAACGTGGAGACTGCCCCCGCGGAGCGCGTCGTGCGCGCGCTGCAGGTGATTGCCGAAGCCTCAGGCACGCGCGGCATGGTCGGCGGGCAGATGGTTGATATCGAATCGGAGAGAAAGCCGGTAGATGCCGAAACTCTGGAGTATATCCACCGCCACAAAACGGCTGCTCTCATTCGCGCTTCAGTGGTGTCTGGAGCGATTCTCGCCGGGGCTGAACAGGGGCAGATAGACGCCCTGAGCTGTTACGGGGAACTCGCAGGGCTGGCATTTCAAATCGCTGACGACCTGCTGAACGTGACCGGCGACCCGGGCAAGACCGGCAAAGCGGTGGGAACCGATGCCGAGCGAGGCAAAGCCACATACCCGGCGCTTTATGGTGTGGAAGCCTCGCGCCAGCGGGCACATCAACTGGTGAAAGAAGCTGTGGAAGCGCTGAGACCCCTTGGCGAAAAGGCAGAGCCGTTGCGGGCCATTGCCCACCTCATGGTAGAACGGGAGGGATAG